A section of the Phaseolus vulgaris cultivar G19833 chromosome 8, P. vulgaris v2.0, whole genome shotgun sequence genome encodes:
- the LOC137824807 gene encoding uncharacterized protein, producing MPYYLGAFLAIALDWRAQARAKTKETSALQALQQEVAILKEEKESLSQGWACQEEVYKASLRSARELNVEACKRLHDAGQAGAELLAQVASLKSKIVALEVAMWASEAQQKQMLEKAEGELTAKMEALNLLQSEHGKFQAELDKLQVEKEVVEKQLASGDSTIEELERANKELIGEKETRDSTIERLEEARKKLIDNMADTFAEGF from the coding sequence ATGCCTTATtatttgggggccttcttggccaTTGCCCTTGACTGGCGTGCTCAGGCCAGGGCCAAAACTAAAGAGACAAGCGCTCTCCAAGCCCTTCAACAGGAAGTGGCTATCctgaaggaggagaaggagAGCCTATCCCAAGGCTGGGCATGCCAAGAAGAAGTCTATAAGGCCTCTCTAAGGAGTGCTAGGGAACTTAACGTAGAAGCTTGCAAACGTCTACACGACGCAGGGCAAGCTGGCGCAGAGCTCCTTGCTCAGGTGGCATCCCTCAAATCCAAAATTGTTGCTCTTGAAGTGGCGATGTGGGCTTCTGAGGCCCAGCAGAAGCAAATGCTGGAGAAGGCCGAAGGGGAGCTAACTGCAAAAATGGAAGCGCTCAACCTTCTCCAATCTGAGCATGGTAAGTTCCAAGCTGAACTGGACAAGCTCCAGGTGGAGAAGGAAGTTGTCGAGAAGCAGTTAGCTTCCGGGGACTCCACAATCGAAGAGCTGGAGCGGGCTAACAAGGAGCTTATTGGGGAGAAGGAGACTCGGGACTCCACCATTGAAAGGCTGGAGGAAGCCAGAAAGAAACTTA